A stretch of the Staphylococcus sp. NRL 16/872 genome encodes the following:
- the rlmH gene encoding 23S rRNA (pseudouridine(1915)-N(3))-methyltransferase RlmH yields the protein MKITILAVSKLKEKYWKQAIAEYEKRLGAYSKIEIIEVPDEKAPENMSEKEIEQVKEKEGQRLLAKIKPQATVITLEIQGKMLSSEGLAQELQQRMTQGQSDFVFVIGGSNGLHEDVLKRSNYALSFSKMTFPHQMMRVVLIEQVYRAFKIMRGEAYHK from the coding sequence ATGAAGATAACTATCTTAGCTGTGAGTAAATTAAAAGAAAAATATTGGAAACAGGCTATTGCAGAATATGAAAAAAGATTAGGTGCTTATTCCAAAATTGAGATTATTGAAGTACCTGATGAAAAAGCACCAGAAAATATGAGTGAAAAAGAAATAGAACAAGTGAAAGAAAAAGAAGGACAACGTCTTCTAGCTAAAATTAAACCACAAGCAACCGTCATTACATTAGAGATACAAGGAAAAATGTTGTCATCCGAGGGATTAGCACAAGAACTTCAACAACGCATGACACAAGGCCAAAGCGACTTTGTGTTTGTCATTGGAGGATCAAACGGTTTACATGAAGACGTCTTAAAACGCAGCAACTACGCACTCTCATTCAGTAAAATGACCTTCCCTCATCAAATGATGCGCGTCGTCTTAATCGAACAAGTATATCGAGCATTTAAAATAATGCGAGGCGAAGCATATCATAAGTGA
- a CDS encoding restriction endonuclease subunit S, with protein sequence MSQISQLFTFHNGSLINRLETVETSQGITLPIYDQRMMEFDDGVFQPTIHQPKQLTLSTTHQAKIVHTGDIVINMMTSECVIVSQQHHESILPYNYTHIEIDTAHIDANYFVYWMNASSQAKSQLNQFKQGGSLVKKLTLNQLKQLKMTLPPLEQQQRIGKLDERRRHLKYLQAKRTYLMDQFLSEYLFKEDI encoded by the coding sequence GTGAGTCAAATATCTCAATTATTTACGTTTCATAATGGTTCTTTAATCAATCGACTTGAGACCGTAGAAACTTCTCAGGGCATAACATTACCTATCTATGATCAACGTATGATGGAGTTTGATGATGGAGTGTTTCAACCGACAATACATCAACCTAAGCAGCTAACATTAAGCACAACACATCAAGCCAAGATAGTTCATACGGGTGATATCGTGATTAATATGATGACGAGTGAGTGTGTCATTGTGAGTCAACAACATCATGAAAGTATTCTACCTTATAATTATACGCATATTGAGATTGATACCGCACATATCGATGCTAATTATTTTGTCTATTGGATGAATGCTTCATCTCAAGCGAAGAGTCAGTTAAATCAATTTAAGCAAGGGGGTTCATTAGTTAAAAAATTAACGTTGAATCAACTTAAACAACTTAAGATGACGCTACCTCCATTAGAACAACAACAACGTATAGGAAAACTTGATGAACGACGTAGACACTTAAAATATTTACAAGCGAAACGAACTTATTTGATGGACCAATTTTTATCAGAATATTTATTTAAGGAGGACATTTAG
- a CDS encoding DUF1643 domain-containing protein has product MNTIKNTIYTEAIFSKDEKHRYLLKKTWDEKKPACTVITMYPHLDGVLSLDLTTVLILNQLANSERYGAVYLVNLFSNIKSPENLKHINEPYDEHTDIHLMKAISESETVILAYGAYAKRPVVVERVAQVMEMLKPHKKKVKKLINPVTNEIMHPLNPKARQKWTLK; this is encoded by the coding sequence ATGAATACAATTAAAAATACGATATACACAGAAGCTATATTTAGCAAGGATGAAAAACACCGCTATTTACTCAAGAAAACATGGGATGAAAAGAAACCCGCCTGTACAGTGATAACGATGTACCCTCATTTAGATGGTGTATTATCACTCGATCTCACAACTGTTCTTATCCTCAATCAATTAGCGAATTCAGAACGATACGGTGCTGTATATCTTGTAAATCTATTCTCTAATATTAAAAGTCCAGAAAATCTCAAACATATCAACGAGCCATACGATGAACACACCGACATTCACTTGATGAAAGCGATAAGTGAAAGTGAAACAGTGATTCTTGCTTATGGTGCCTATGCGAAGCGCCCTGTTGTAGTCGAACGTGTAGCGCAAGTGATGGAAATGTTAAAACCTCATAAAAAGAAAGTCAAAAAGCTCATTAATCCAGTAACGAACGAAATCATGCATCCACTTAACCCTAAAGCACGTCAAAAATGGACATTGAAATAA
- the putP gene encoding sodium/proline symporter PutP, with translation MFILATSLSSQVNPDWRTYVMLAVYFFILLIIGYYGYKQATGDLSEYMLGGRNIGPYVTALSAGASDMSGWMIMGLPGEVYTTGLSAAWLAIGLTIGAYVNYILVAPRLRVYTEKANDSITLPNYFTHRLNDHSNIIKIISGGIIVIFFTLYTHSGMVSGGKLFNSAFGLDYHIGLILVSVIVIAYTFFGGYLAVSLTDFFQGVVMLIAMIMVPVVAMMQLGGVDVFSQAADLKPTNLDLFKGTTIVGIISFFAWGLGYFGQPHIIVRFMSIKSVSQLKTARRFGISWMAISLIGAVCVGLIGIAFVQDRGVKLNDPETLFILMGQILFHPLVGGFLLAAILAAIMSTISSQLLVTSSSLTEDFYKLIRGEEAAKKHKKEFLLVGRLSVLIIAIISIIIAWTPNDTILNLVGNAWAGFGAAFGPLVLLSLYWKGLSRTGAISGMISGSVVVIIWIVFVKPLGEYNDFFNLYEIIPGFLTSLIVTYIVSLITKKPSRDVEKELEEVKKLIKEK, from the coding sequence ATGTTTATTCTTGCTACATCATTGTCAAGTCAAGTAAATCCTGATTGGCGAACTTATGTTATGCTTGCAGTTTATTTCTTTATTTTACTTATTATTGGGTACTATGGTTATAAACAAGCAACTGGGGATTTGAGTGAATATATGCTTGGAGGGAGAAATATAGGGCCTTACGTCACAGCATTATCAGCTGGCGCTTCTGATATGAGTGGTTGGATGATTATGGGATTACCTGGAGAAGTTTATACTACAGGTTTATCAGCAGCATGGTTAGCTATTGGATTAACTATCGGAGCTTATGTTAACTACATACTTGTAGCACCAAGACTTCGTGTGTACACTGAAAAAGCGAATGACTCAATCACACTACCTAACTACTTTACACATCGCCTTAATGATCATTCTAATATTATTAAAATTATCTCTGGCGGTATTATTGTTATATTCTTTACACTATATACTCACTCAGGCATGGTTTCAGGTGGTAAATTATTTAACAGTGCTTTTGGGCTAGATTATCATATTGGTCTTATTCTAGTTTCGGTGATTGTTATTGCTTATACATTCTTTGGAGGTTATTTAGCTGTATCATTAACTGACTTCTTTCAAGGTGTAGTTATGCTAATTGCTATGATTATGGTACCAGTTGTTGCAATGATGCAATTAGGTGGCGTTGATGTATTTTCTCAAGCAGCAGATTTAAAACCAACTAATCTAGATTTATTTAAAGGTACCACTATTGTAGGCATTATTTCTTTCTTTGCTTGGGGATTAGGTTACTTTGGTCAACCGCATATTATAGTGCGATTCATGTCAATCAAATCCGTTAGTCAATTAAAAACTGCCAGAAGATTTGGTATTAGTTGGATGGCTATTAGTTTAATTGGTGCTGTATGTGTGGGATTGATAGGTATTGCTTTTGTTCAAGATAGAGGAGTTAAATTAAATGATCCAGAAACACTTTTTATTTTAATGGGCCAAATTTTATTCCATCCATTGGTTGGTGGTTTCCTTCTTGCAGCAATTTTAGCAGCTATTATGAGCACAATCTCCTCACAACTACTTGTTACTTCTAGTTCACTTACTGAAGATTTCTATAAATTAATTAGAGGCGAAGAAGCTGCAAAAAAACATAAAAAAGAGTTTTTATTAGTAGGTCGATTATCTGTTCTTATTATAGCAATTATATCTATTATAATCGCATGGACTCCGAATGATACTATACTTAATCTTGTTGGTAATGCATGGGCTGGATTTGGTGCTGCATTTGGTCCACTGGTATTACTCTCTCTCTATTGGAAGGGGTTAAGTCGTACAGGAGCTATTTCTGGTATGATATCAGGATCAGTTGTCGTCATTATTTGGATTGTTTTTGTGAAACCATTGGGAGAATATAATGACTTCTTTAATTTATATGAAATTATTCCTGGATTTTTAACAAGTTTGATTGTGACTTATATCGTAAGTCTTATAACTAAAAAACCGAGCAGGGATGTTGAAAAAGAATTAGAAGAAGTTAAAAAACTTATAAAAGAAAAATAA
- a CDS encoding restriction endonuclease subunit S yields the protein MTEQTNTPELRFPEFKGEWEEKILSQLLEIKSGKVYKETEYTKEGIQLVQGESIDHHKIKKIKTFLPDEYLNNTKNVVLEEGDIVLALNRPIIKDKLKIAKIPKQVAPSILYQRAGKIIYDKSKPDFYLNLFDKHIKDFVMKESIGSDQPFIRTTQLKRKKIFVPGTEMEITKLNNFFSKLDRQIELEEEKLELLEQQKRGYMQKIFSQDLRFKDENGNEYPKWVTQKIKELGNVYTGNTPSKKQSTYWNSNNYIWVTPTDINNKKDLKNSEYMLSDEGFKKARQLPKNTLLITCIASIGKNAILREEGSCNQQINALVPNSDKDVDFLYYAFEKVSKYMKRIAGKTATQIVNKSTFENISIEVPIFEEQLKAGRFLNSFDKLIEKQVSKIELLKQRKQGFLQKMFV from the coding sequence ATGACTGAACAAACTAATACTCCAGAATTAAGATTTCCAGAATTTAAAGGAGAATGGGAAGAAAAGATTTTATCCCAGTTATTAGAAATAAAATCTGGAAAAGTATATAAAGAGACTGAATATACTAAGGAGGGAATACAACTCGTTCAAGGTGAAAGTATTGATCATCATAAAATAAAAAAAATTAAAACATTTTTACCTGATGAATATTTAAATAATACTAAAAATGTTGTTTTAGAAGAAGGTGACATAGTATTAGCTTTAAATAGACCAATTATAAAAGATAAGTTGAAAATAGCAAAAATACCTAAACAAGTTGCACCAAGTATATTGTATCAGCGAGCTGGTAAAATTATATATGACAAGTCTAAACCAGATTTTTATTTGAATTTATTTGACAAACATATTAAAGATTTTGTAATGAAAGAATCTATTGGGTCTGACCAACCTTTTATACGTACTACACAGTTAAAAAGAAAAAAAATTTTCGTCCCTGGTACAGAAATGGAAATAACAAAATTAAATAACTTTTTCAGCAAACTCGACCGCCAAATTGAGTTAGAAGAAGAGAAACTTGAACTTTTAGAGCAACAAAAGCGTGGATATATGCAAAAGATTTTTTCACAAGATTTAAGATTTAAGGATGAAAATGGAAATGAGTATCCTAAATGGGTAACTCAAAAAATTAAAGAATTAGGTAATGTTTATACAGGTAATACACCCAGCAAAAAACAAAGTACGTATTGGAATAGTAATAATTATATATGGGTTACACCTACTGATATAAATAATAAAAAAGATTTAAAAAATAGTGAATACATGTTGAGTGATGAAGGATTTAAAAAAGCTAGACAATTACCTAAAAATACATTACTTATTACTTGTATAGCTAGTATTGGAAAGAATGCAATTTTGAGAGAAGAAGGATCATGCAATCAACAAATAAATGCATTAGTTCCTAATAGTGATAAGGACGTAGACTTTTTATATTATGCTTTTGAAAAAGTATCAAAATATATGAAACGTATTGCAGGCAAAACAGCAACACAAATTGTAAATAAGTCTACGTTTGAAAATATTAGTATTGAAGTGCCAATTTTTGAAGAACAATTAAAAGCAGGAAGATTTTTGAATAGTTTTGATAAATTAATTGAAAAACAGGTTTCAAAGATTGAATTATTAAAACAACGCAAACAAGGATTTTTACAGAAAATGTTTGTTTAA
- a CDS encoding type I restriction endonuclease subunit R, translating into MAYQSEYALENEVLQQLESLGYERVNIHNVEQLHNNFRTIINERHKDKLNGKPLTDREFERLMTGINGKSVFDSAMQLRDRYVLKRDDDTDLYIDFMNLKQWCQNKFQVTNQISVKDKYKSRYDVTILVNGLPLVQIELKRSGVAITEAFNQIERYRRQNYTGLFRYIQLFVVSNKMETRYYANSDREIFKGQMFYWSNEQNERINYLKDFIEDFLEPCHIAKMISRYMVVNETDKILMALRPYQVYAVKAILNRALETNNNGYIWHTTGSGKTLTSFKASQLLSQEENIKKVIFLVDRKDLDNQTLAEFNKFQEDSVDFTDNTRKLLRQLADPTLPLIVTTIQKMANAVKSNHSVMESYKQDKVIFIIDECHRTQFGDMHRLIKQHFENAQYFGFTGTPRFEENKSQDGRATADIFDTCLHHYLIKDAIRDHNVLGFSVEYNQTFNSHDDLDEEYISKINTSEIWMADERIEAVCRHLISNYHKKTDNGNYTSMFAVQSIPMAIKYYDTFQRLKTESVHDLNVATIFTYQANEDAQEDDNHVHSREVLDRIMNDYNQTFKTNYNTDNFEGYFSDVSKRMKEVVRDDKIDILIVVNMFLTGFDSKKLNTLYVDKNLKHHDLIQAYSRTNRVEKERKPYGNIVCYRDLKKQTDEAIEIFSQTDNTDTVLSLSYEEYLENFKDILQDVFQLAPTPLDVDKLEAEDLKKEFVISFRDLSNTLIKLKTFDEFQFTKNELGIAEQTYEDYKGKYLNIYEEVMRGKKVDNEEAVSVLDDIDFQVELMRNDLINVKYIMDLIGQINLSDVKERDEKRHQIHKLLDKADDQQLRLKADLIRSFLDKVVPSLKEDSDINEAYYEFEDKEKTKEIDAFAEQKAFSAMLLNEAVNEYEYSGNIDRKSIGQNISEPFMKRKRKTDQIIQFIEDTVEKYGMVE; encoded by the coding sequence ATGGCTTATCAGAGTGAATATGCATTAGAAAATGAAGTGCTTCAACAACTTGAGAGTTTAGGATACGAACGAGTGAACATACATAACGTTGAACAATTACATAATAATTTTCGTACTATAATTAATGAACGTCATAAGGATAAATTAAATGGGAAACCGCTGACGGATCGTGAGTTTGAACGTTTAATGACAGGAATTAACGGTAAGTCTGTCTTTGACAGTGCAATGCAATTACGCGATCGCTACGTACTAAAGAGAGATGATGATACGGATCTTTATATAGATTTCATGAACTTAAAACAATGGTGTCAGAATAAATTTCAAGTAACCAATCAAATTAGTGTGAAAGATAAATATAAAAGCCGTTATGATGTGACGATTTTAGTTAATGGTCTACCATTAGTTCAAATAGAATTGAAGCGTAGTGGGGTAGCGATTACGGAAGCATTTAATCAAATTGAGCGTTATCGTCGTCAAAACTATACGGGTTTATTCCGATACATACAATTATTTGTCGTTAGTAACAAAATGGAAACACGCTACTACGCCAATAGTGATCGTGAAATCTTTAAGGGACAAATGTTTTATTGGAGTAATGAGCAAAATGAGCGTATTAACTATCTTAAAGACTTTATTGAAGATTTCTTAGAACCATGTCACATTGCTAAGATGATTAGTCGTTATATGGTCGTCAATGAAACAGATAAAATTCTAATGGCCTTACGTCCTTATCAAGTTTATGCAGTAAAAGCTATTTTAAATCGTGCGTTAGAAACAAATAACAATGGTTACATTTGGCATACCACAGGTAGTGGTAAAACGCTGACTTCATTTAAAGCGAGTCAATTATTATCGCAAGAAGAAAATATTAAAAAAGTGATTTTCTTAGTCGACCGTAAGGACTTAGATAATCAAACGTTAGCTGAATTTAATAAATTCCAAGAAGACTCGGTTGATTTTACGGATAATACACGTAAATTATTGAGACAACTTGCGGATCCAACTTTACCTTTAATTGTGACAACAATTCAAAAAATGGCGAATGCAGTGAAGTCCAATCACTCAGTAATGGAATCCTATAAACAAGATAAAGTGATTTTTATTATTGATGAGTGTCATCGTACGCAATTCGGAGACATGCATCGTTTGATTAAGCAACATTTTGAAAATGCGCAGTATTTTGGATTTACGGGGACACCACGTTTTGAAGAAAACAAGAGTCAGGATGGGCGTGCTACAGCGGACATTTTTGATACATGTTTACATCACTATCTCATTAAAGATGCTATTAGAGACCATAATGTGCTTGGATTTTCCGTTGAATATAATCAAACATTTAATTCACATGACGATTTAGACGAAGAATATATATCAAAAATTAATACGTCGGAAATTTGGATGGCAGATGAACGTATTGAAGCTGTTTGTCGTCATTTGATTTCAAATTATCATAAGAAAACAGATAACGGAAATTACACGTCTATGTTTGCGGTTCAAAGTATTCCAATGGCGATTAAATATTATGACACATTCCAAAGACTAAAAACCGAAAGTGTTCATGATTTAAATGTTGCAACCATTTTTACGTATCAAGCCAATGAAGACGCACAAGAGGATGACAATCATGTTCATTCAAGAGAAGTTCTCGATCGCATTATGAATGATTATAATCAAACATTTAAAACGAACTATAATACGGATAATTTCGAAGGCTATTTTTCTGACGTATCTAAGCGTATGAAAGAAGTGGTTCGTGATGACAAGATTGATATTCTTATTGTCGTTAATATGTTTTTGACTGGTTTTGATAGTAAGAAACTGAATACCCTTTACGTCGATAAAAACCTGAAACATCATGATTTAATTCAAGCCTATTCAAGAACGAATCGCGTTGAAAAAGAACGCAAGCCTTACGGTAATATTGTATGTTATCGTGATTTAAAAAAACAAACGGATGAAGCGATTGAAATTTTCTCACAAACTGACAACACAGATACAGTGTTAAGTTTATCTTACGAAGAATATTTAGAAAATTTCAAAGATATCTTACAAGATGTTTTTCAATTAGCGCCAACGCCTTTAGATGTTGATAAACTAGAGGCTGAGGATTTAAAAAAAGAATTTGTTATTTCATTCCGTGACCTATCGAATACTTTAATTAAATTAAAAACCTTTGATGAATTTCAATTTACGAAAAACGAGCTGGGCATTGCAGAACAAACGTATGAAGATTATAAAGGAAAATATTTAAATATTTATGAAGAAGTCATGCGTGGTAAAAAAGTGGATAATGAAGAAGCAGTTTCCGTTTTAGATGATATTGATTTCCAAGTTGAATTAATGCGTAATGATTTGATTAATGTGAAGTATATTATGGATCTCATTGGCCAAATTAATCTATCTGATGTAAAAGAACGTGATGAAAAACGTCATCAAATTCATAAGTTATTAGATAAAGCCGATGATCAACAATTACGTTTGAAAGCTGATTTGATTCGTAGCTTCTTAGATAAAGTTGTACCATCACTAAAAGAAGATTCCGATATTAATGAAGCTTACTATGAATTTGAAGACAAAGAAAAAACAAAAGAAATTGATGCATTTGCCGAACAAAAAGCCTTTTCTGCTATGTTACTTAACGAAGCTGTTAATGAGTATGAATATAGTGGTAATATTGATCGTAAATCTATCGGTCAAAATATTTCAGAACCTTTTATGAAACGTAAACGAAAAACCGACCAAATTATACAGTTTATCGAAGATACCGTTGAAAAGTATGGTATGGTCGAATAA
- a CDS encoding SAUGI family uracil-DNA glycosylase inhibitor, producing the protein MKTTTQELKQYITRLFQLSNNETWECEVLEEAAENILPTRFVDHTPLAHLTLDTYTYYNDELHELSIYPFLMYANNQLISIGYLDHFDMDFLYLTDTKNTIIDERHLLKQGGNDHE; encoded by the coding sequence ATGAAAACAACCACTCAAGAACTCAAACAATATATAACTCGTCTATTCCAACTATCTAACAACGAAACATGGGAATGTGAAGTGTTAGAAGAAGCAGCAGAAAATATACTTCCTACTCGCTTTGTAGACCATACCCCACTTGCGCATCTTACACTTGACACTTATACCTACTATAATGATGAGCTACATGAGCTAAGTATCTATCCATTTCTAATGTATGCTAATAATCAACTCATCAGTATTGGTTATCTAGATCATTTTGATATGGACTTTCTATACCTCACAGATACTAAAAATACAATTATTGATGAACGTCATTTACTAAAACAAGGAGGGAATGACCATGAATAA
- a CDS encoding type I restriction-modification system subunit M — MSTTEKQRQQQAELQKKLWSIANDLRGNMDASEFRNYILGLIFYRFLSEKTEEEVAELLKEDNISYAEAWEDEEYREALQQELINLIGFVIEPQDLFSHLIQKIETQTFEIEDLHKAINKIEESTRGEDSEEDFDHLFADMDLNSTRLGNTNAARTKLISKVMVNLATLPFVHSDIEIDMLGDAYEYLIGQFAANAGKKAGEFYTPQQVSKILAKIVTTNKPNLKNVYDPTCGSGSLLLRVGREADVRFYYGQEYNNTTFNLARMNMLLHDVNYTRFKIDNDDTLENPAFKGEKFDAVVANPPYSAKWSADPSFLDDERFSGYGKLAPKSKADFAFIQHMIHYLDDNGTMAVVLPHGVLFRGAAEGTIRKYLIEEKNYLDAVIGLPANLFFGTSIPTSILVFKKCREDNDNVLFIDASQSFEKGKNQNHLTDEDVDKIVTTYRHRETIDKFSYVASLDEIKENDYNLNIPRYVDTFEEEEPIDLDQVQQQLSDIDKEIANVESEINDYLKELGVLKHD; from the coding sequence ATGTCAACAACGGAAAAACAAAGACAACAGCAAGCCGAATTACAAAAGAAATTATGGAGTATTGCGAATGATTTACGTGGGAATATGGATGCAAGCGAGTTTAGAAATTATATTTTAGGGCTCATCTTTTACCGCTTCTTATCAGAAAAAACAGAGGAAGAAGTGGCTGAGTTATTAAAAGAAGACAACATTTCATATGCAGAAGCTTGGGAAGATGAAGAATATCGTGAAGCGTTACAACAAGAATTAATTAATTTAATTGGTTTTGTGATTGAACCTCAAGATTTATTTAGTCACTTAATTCAGAAAATTGAAACTCAAACGTTTGAAATTGAAGATTTGCATAAAGCGATTAATAAAATTGAAGAATCAACACGTGGTGAAGACAGTGAAGAAGACTTTGATCATTTATTCGCTGATATGGATTTAAACTCGACACGTTTAGGTAATACCAATGCAGCACGTACGAAACTTATTTCGAAAGTCATGGTTAATTTAGCTACACTTCCGTTTGTGCATAGTGATATTGAAATTGATATGTTAGGGGATGCTTATGAATATTTAATTGGTCAATTTGCGGCTAATGCAGGTAAAAAAGCGGGGGAATTTTATACGCCACAACAAGTGTCTAAAATCTTAGCTAAGATTGTCACAACGAATAAACCTAATTTAAAAAATGTGTATGACCCAACATGTGGTTCAGGTTCATTGTTATTACGTGTTGGTCGTGAAGCCGATGTCCGCTTCTATTACGGTCAAGAATATAACAATACGACATTCAACTTAGCACGCATGAATATGTTACTTCATGATGTGAACTATACGCGTTTTAAAATTGATAATGATGATACTTTAGAAAATCCTGCTTTCAAGGGAGAAAAATTTGATGCCGTGGTTGCCAATCCCCCTTATAGTGCGAAATGGAGTGCCGATCCGTCATTCTTAGATGACGAACGCTTTAGCGGTTACGGCAAACTAGCACCTAAATCAAAAGCAGATTTTGCCTTCATTCAACATATGATTCATTATTTAGATGATAATGGCACAATGGCTGTAGTTTTACCGCATGGTGTGTTATTCCGTGGGGCAGCTGAAGGAACGATTCGTAAATATTTAATTGAAGAAAAGAATTATTTAGATGCGGTGATTGGATTACCAGCAAACCTATTCTTTGGAACAAGTATTCCAACCAGTATATTAGTATTCAAAAAATGCCGAGAAGACAACGATAATGTATTATTCATTGATGCTTCACAATCATTTGAAAAAGGTAAAAACCAAAATCATTTGACTGATGAAGATGTTGATAAAATTGTTACAACATATCGTCATAGAGAAACTATTGATAAATTTAGCTATGTAGCATCGTTAGATGAAATCAAGGAAAATGACTATAACCTAAATATACCAAGATATGTTGATACATTTGAAGAAGAAGAGCCCATCGACCTAGACCAAGTTCAACAACAATTGTCAGATATTGATAAAGAAATCGCCAACGTAGAATCAGAAATCAATGACTATCTTAAAGAACTAGGAGTGTTGAAACATGACTGA
- a CDS encoding DUF960 family protein gives MKINRYITRGISEQLSLDLQILLWNMVKERDNQPHTDYLHIFKLQEDENILSITHEQEQPAYKLEYHYTNYVKNQNALPKKVYVIREDGVDAFYYVMLLPEEY, from the coding sequence ATGAAAATCAATCGATACATCACAAGAGGCATTAGTGAACAACTATCTCTAGACCTTCAAATCTTACTTTGGAACATGGTAAAAGAACGGGACAATCAACCTCATACAGATTACCTACACATTTTTAAACTGCAAGAAGATGAGAATATACTCTCAATCACACATGAACAAGAACAACCTGCATACAAATTGGAATATCACTATACAAACTATGTAAAAAATCAAAATGCATTACCTAAGAAAGTCTACGTCATTCGTGAAGATGGCGTAGACGCTTTTTATTATGTGATGCTTTTACCAGAAGAATACTAA
- a CDS encoding MBL fold metallo-hydrolase, with translation MSCLIRMSVLASGSTGNATYVESDKGSLLVDVGLTGKKMEELFGQIDRNIKDLNGILVTHEHSDHIKGLGVLARKYGLPIYANENTWKAIEKKDGKIPMDQKFIFNPYETKSIAGFDIESFNVSHDAIDPQFYIFHNNYKKFTMITDTGYVSDRMKGMIQGSDAFMFESNHDVDMLRMCRYPWKTKQRILSDMGHVSNEDAGLAMTDVITGNTKRIYLSHLSQDNNMKELARMSVGQVLNEHDIDTEKEVLLCDTDKAQATPIYTL, from the coding sequence ATGAGCTGCTTGATACGTATGAGTGTTCTGGCGAGTGGCAGTACGGGGAATGCCACTTATGTTGAAAGTGACAAAGGCAGTCTTTTAGTAGATGTTGGACTCACTGGGAAAAAGATGGAAGAGTTATTTGGCCAAATAGATAGAAATATAAAAGATTTAAACGGAATATTGGTTACTCATGAGCATAGTGATCATATTAAAGGATTAGGTGTCCTTGCACGTAAGTATGGATTACCGATTTATGCGAATGAAAATACATGGAAAGCTATCGAGAAAAAAGATGGTAAAATTCCAATGGATCAAAAATTCATTTTTAATCCATATGAAACGAAATCAATTGCAGGTTTTGACATAGAGTCATTTAATGTATCTCACGATGCGATAGATCCACAGTTTTACATTTTCCATAATAATTATAAGAAATTTACGATGATTACGGACACAGGTTATGTTTCTGACCGCATGAAAGGCATGATTCAAGGTAGTGACGCTTTTATGTTTGAGAGTAATCATGATGTGGATATGTTACGTATGTGTCGTTATCCTTGGAAGACGAAGCAACGTATTTTAAGTGATATGGGACATGTGTCGAATGAAGACGCTGGACTTGCGATGACAGATGTTATTACGGGTAATACAAAACGTATTTATCTTTCACACTTATCTCAAGATAACAATATGAAAGAACTAGCACGTATGAGTGTTGGACAAGTATTAAATGAACATGATATTGATACAGAAAAAGAAGTTTTATTATGCGATACAGATAAAGCGCAAGCAACACCAATTTACACCTTATAA